The following coding sequences lie in one Rhodospirillales bacterium genomic window:
- a CDS encoding thermonuclease family protein, whose protein sequence is MSALRTGAGLFALLAMLSAAVADEISGPARVIDSNTIEIDGRRVRLIGVDAPDLDQTCPTRKGETYPCGRVAAQTLVRIVKDGSLDCRGERTDAAGRLLARCAIRGFDVGEQYVLTGRAFADPETGGDYRRAEATAEKLREGMWRGEFQKPWDWRKLRAAEAAK, encoded by the coding sequence ATGTCCGCGCTCCGAACCGGCGCAGGATTGTTCGCGCTGCTGGCCATGCTGTCGGCGGCCGTGGCCGACGAGATCTCGGGCCCGGCCCGAGTGATCGATTCGAATACCATCGAGATCGACGGCCGGCGCGTGCGCCTGATCGGGGTCGACGCGCCCGATCTCGACCAGACATGCCCGACACGCAAGGGCGAAACATATCCTTGCGGCCGGGTGGCGGCGCAAACGCTGGTGCGTATCGTGAAGGACGGGTCGCTCGACTGCCGGGGCGAGCGCACCGACGCCGCCGGACGGCTGTTGGCGCGCTGCGCCATTCGCGGTTTCGACGTGGGCGAACAATACGTGCTCACCGGGCGCGCGTTCGCCGACCCGGAAACCGGCGGCGATTACCGTCGCGCGGAAGCGACGGCGGAAAAACTGCGCGAAGGCATGTGGCGGGGCGAATTCCAGAAGCCGTGGGATTGGCGCAAATTACGGGCGGCGGAGGCCGCCAAATAG